One window of Saccharicrinis carchari genomic DNA carries:
- the kbl gene encoding glycine C-acetyltransferase — MYGDFKNHLKTELEQIKESGLYKTERVITTPQGAHIKVSSGQEVLNFCANNYLGLSAHPRIIKAAQTAMDSHGYGMSSVRFICGTQDIHKTLEHKIARFMGTEDTILYAACFDANGGVFEPLFTNQDAIISDELNHASIIDGVRLCKAARYRYKHADMADLEEQLKKAQAQRYRIIVTDGVFSMDGDIAKLNDICDLAEKYQSLVMVDDSHASGFIGKTGRGSHEYHNVMDRVDIITSTLGKALGGALGGFTTGKKEIIDMLRQRSRPYLFSNSLAPAIVGASCEVIDMLSESTEYRDTVIENAAYFKEKIQAAGFDIKPTDSAIVALMLYDAKLSQEFANQLLQEGIYVIGFYYPVVPKGQARIRIQISAAHKKEHLDRAIAAFTKIGKELKVI, encoded by the coding sequence ATGTACGGAGACTTTAAAAACCATTTGAAAACCGAACTGGAACAAATAAAGGAATCAGGACTATACAAGACGGAGAGGGTTATTACTACCCCACAAGGTGCACACATTAAAGTAAGCTCCGGACAAGAGGTGTTAAATTTTTGTGCCAACAACTATCTGGGGCTTTCGGCCCACCCCAGAATAATTAAAGCAGCACAGACGGCTATGGACAGTCACGGTTACGGAATGTCGTCGGTACGCTTTATATGCGGAACACAGGACATACACAAAACGCTGGAGCATAAAATAGCCCGTTTTATGGGTACAGAGGATACCATTTTATATGCAGCCTGCTTTGATGCCAACGGGGGTGTTTTTGAACCGCTTTTTACCAACCAGGATGCCATTATTTCCGACGAGCTGAACCATGCATCCATCATTGATGGCGTACGATTGTGCAAAGCGGCAAGGTACAGATACAAGCATGCCGACATGGCCGATCTGGAGGAACAATTAAAAAAAGCACAGGCACAACGTTACCGCATTATTGTTACCGATGGTGTATTTTCGATGGATGGAGATATTGCCAAATTAAACGACATTTGTGATTTGGCCGAAAAATACCAAAGTCTGGTGATGGTGGACGACAGCCATGCCTCCGGCTTTATCGGCAAAACAGGACGAGGCAGCCACGAGTATCATAACGTAATGGATAGGGTGGATATTATCACCAGCACCCTGGGTAAGGCGCTGGGGGGTGCCTTAGGTGGTTTTACTACCGGAAAAAAGGAGATCATTGACATGCTCCGTCAACGTTCGCGTCCCTACTTGTTCTCCAACTCATTGGCTCCGGCCATAGTGGGTGCCTCGTGCGAGGTGATTGATATGCTTAGCGAATCGACCGAATACAGAGATACTGTTATTGAAAATGCGGCTTATTTTAAAGAGAAAATACAGGCTGCCGGCTTTGATATTAAGCCAACCGACTCTGCCATTGTTGCTTTAATGCTGTACGATGCTAAACTTTCGCAGGAGTTTGCCAATCAACTTTTACAAGAAGGTATTTACGTGATTGGATTTTATTATCCCGTGGTTCCCAAAGGGCAAGCACGTATCCGCATTCAGATTTCAGCCGCCCACAAAAAAGAGCACCTCGACAGAGCCATTGCTGCCTTTACAAAAATTGGTAAGGAGCTGAAGGTAATTTAA
- the porG gene encoding type IX secretion system protein PorG: MGLFVTLSFGVAQDKLELGGFLGASYYLGDLNPHKQFYQPSLAFGGLARYVISDRYAIKGTVGMARLKGSYPDNGVKFPQGEVPYSFNRSVGDATLQMEFNFVSYDHAFLSSTNFTPYVALGVGSTVYKRFSTEIGKNSEQTVFILSLPFSIGVKYKINKWIRVGAEWSFRKTFVDDLDVVGLNLPINAEDPYGFNNEGNIHNNDLYSLASVHVTFSLFRRKTDCNSGF, encoded by the coding sequence GTGGGTCTGTTTGTTACACTTAGTTTTGGCGTGGCTCAGGATAAGTTAGAATTGGGTGGTTTTTTGGGTGCTTCTTATTATTTGGGCGATTTAAACCCGCACAAACAGTTCTATCAGCCCTCGCTTGCTTTCGGTGGTTTAGCGCGTTACGTTATAAGCGATAGGTATGCCATTAAGGGCACCGTAGGTATGGCGCGTTTAAAAGGAAGCTATCCGGATAATGGGGTGAAATTTCCGCAAGGTGAGGTGCCTTACAGCTTTAACCGGTCGGTAGGTGATGCAACTTTACAAATGGAATTTAATTTTGTATCGTACGATCACGCCTTTTTAAGCAGTACTAATTTTACACCGTACGTGGCCTTGGGTGTGGGTTCTACGGTTTATAAAAGATTTTCGACAGAAATAGGAAAAAACTCTGAACAAACGGTTTTTATATTATCTTTGCCGTTCAGTATCGGTGTCAAATATAAAATTAACAAGTGGATAAGAGTTGGAGCGGAGTGGAGTTTCAGGAAAACTTTTGTTGACGATTTGGATGTGGTGGGACTAAATTTGCCCATCAACGCAGAAGACCCTTATGGGTTTAATAACGAAGGCAACATCCATAACAATGACTTATATTCGTTGGCCAGTGTGCATGTTACGTTTAGTCTGTTTAGGCGAAAAACAGATTGTAACTCGGGATTTTAA
- a CDS encoding isoprenyl transferase, with protein MSVKDKLIKDKLPKHVAIIMDGNGRWAKIRGNSRVFGHRNGVKAVRAVTEAAAELEISYVTLYAFSTENWNRPKMEVDALMALLVSTISSETKTLMKNNVRLGVIGCVNTLPKDVHRKLMECIEKTSKNTGLTLYLALSYSSRWEITDAVRKIARKVQNNELKPEDIDAGVISNNLTTANVPDPELMIRTSGELRISNFLLWQLAYAELYFCDTLWPDFEKEDFYQALLDFQGRERRFGKTSDQLTN; from the coding sequence ATGTCAGTAAAGGATAAACTGATAAAAGACAAGCTGCCCAAACACGTAGCTATAATTATGGACGGTAACGGTAGGTGGGCAAAAATAAGAGGTAACTCGCGGGTTTTTGGACACAGGAACGGTGTAAAAGCCGTACGAGCCGTAACCGAAGCCGCTGCCGAGCTGGAAATTTCGTATGTTACTTTATATGCCTTTTCAACCGAAAACTGGAACCGACCCAAGATGGAAGTGGACGCGCTGATGGCTTTATTGGTAAGCACTATCAGTTCCGAAACTAAAACACTGATGAAAAACAATGTGCGGCTTGGGGTAATAGGATGTGTAAATACTTTACCAAAGGATGTACACCGGAAGTTAATGGAGTGCATCGAAAAAACATCGAAAAATACGGGACTCACCTTATACCTTGCCTTAAGCTATAGCTCGCGTTGGGAAATAACCGATGCTGTGCGTAAAATTGCGCGTAAAGTGCAAAATAACGAATTGAAACCCGAAGATATCGATGCCGGGGTAATATCCAATAACCTCACAACCGCAAATGTACCCGATCCCGAATTGATGATCAGGACCAGTGGAGAATTGCGTATAAGTAATTTCTTGCTGTGGCAGTTGGCTTACGCCGAACTGTATTTTTGCGATACATTATGGCCCGATTTCGAAAAAGAAGATTTTTACCAAGCACTGTTGGATTTTCAGGGTAGGGAAAGAAGGTTTGGCAAAACAAGCGACCAGTTAACAAATTAA
- a CDS encoding BamA/OMP85 family outer membrane protein produces MLKHFTLFLIILIISPVFTFAQSQESEPVISYSGSPRKYEIAEIEVTGIQNYDPKILVNLSGLAVGQKLNVPGEEISEAIRKYWEHGLFSSVKIKASKIESGKVWLEIELLERPRLSDINYYGLKKSEIETISEKVAMMKGSQVTPHLITRSEKYITDYFVGKGFYNTEVRVVQKDDTTKANNVYLDITVDKKEKVKVKNLEFTGNTVFNDSKLNRTMKKTNEKGKIKNFFRTKKFIDETYKEDLIAVIDKYNEHGYRDMVIDYDSITRNDDNTVDIKINIEEGRKYYLGHIAWIGNSIYPGEYLGAVLRLKKGDVFNQKLLDERLFVDDDAVHNLYMNNGYLFSNIQPVEVQVYGDTIDLEMRVYEGKQATINNIVINGNTKTHEHVVRREVRTKPGQLFSKQELIRTIRELSQLGHFNPENIQPDVQPNPEDGTVDLVYNLEEKANDQIELSGGWGAGMFVGSLGLKFSNFSVRNIFNKEAWRPLPTGDGQTLSLRAQTNGKFYQSYSFSFTEPWLGGKRPNSLTVSAYRSIQSGVSDSYSNNFYSGYGGYGYGGYGGYGGYQNIQFDESQIDQHMKISGLSIGFGKRLTWPDDWFSIYAEMSYQHYDLKDWRYFIMQNGVSQNLHFKLMLSRNSIDNPLYTRRGSNFTIGVEFTPPYSAWIDKDYKGLYNYTITGDEETSKKAQEQLYDLIEYHKWTTQGSVFTPLDKAEKLVLMGKFEMGFLGYYNEYVRSPYEKFMLGGDGMSGYSMYGSQTVGLRGYENSSLTPRNQYGSYDGNMYNKLTLEMRYPLTLQPSAQVYALAFLEAGNAWSDFQDYSPFDLKRSAGVGVRIFLPIFGLMGIDWGYGFDSDLTNPNQVSGSQFHFVIGQQF; encoded by the coding sequence ATGCTGAAACATTTTACTCTTTTCCTCATCATCCTTATCATATCCCCCGTATTTACCTTTGCGCAAAGTCAGGAATCGGAACCTGTAATTAGCTATTCGGGCTCCCCGCGTAAATATGAAATTGCCGAAATAGAGGTAACAGGAATTCAAAACTACGACCCGAAGATATTGGTTAACCTGTCGGGTTTAGCGGTAGGTCAAAAATTAAATGTTCCGGGCGAAGAGATATCGGAGGCTATACGTAAATATTGGGAGCATGGCTTGTTTTCAAGCGTTAAAATTAAGGCCTCAAAAATAGAGTCCGGCAAGGTATGGCTCGAGATTGAATTGCTTGAACGTCCGCGCCTTTCGGACATTAATTATTACGGCCTTAAAAAATCGGAGATAGAAACCATATCCGAAAAAGTGGCTATGATGAAAGGTAGCCAGGTAACTCCTCACCTGATTACCCGTAGCGAAAAGTATATTACGGATTACTTTGTGGGTAAAGGGTTTTATAATACGGAGGTTCGTGTGGTGCAAAAGGACGATACCACAAAGGCCAATAATGTTTATTTAGACATTACGGTGGATAAAAAGGAAAAGGTAAAGGTAAAGAATCTGGAATTTACCGGTAATACGGTATTTAATGACAGCAAGCTGAACCGTACCATGAAAAAAACCAATGAGAAAGGAAAAATCAAGAACTTCTTCCGCACCAAAAAGTTTATCGACGAAACCTACAAGGAGGATCTGATTGCGGTTATAGATAAATACAACGAACATGGGTATCGCGATATGGTTATCGATTATGATTCCATTACCCGTAACGATGACAACACCGTTGACATAAAAATTAACATTGAAGAAGGGCGTAAATATTATTTGGGACATATTGCATGGATTGGCAACAGTATTTATCCTGGTGAGTATCTCGGGGCGGTATTGCGTTTGAAAAAAGGAGATGTGTTTAACCAAAAGCTGCTCGACGAACGCTTATTTGTCGACGACGATGCCGTGCATAACCTATATATGAACAATGGATATCTGTTCTCAAATATACAACCTGTAGAGGTGCAGGTATATGGCGACACGATAGACTTAGAAATGCGGGTGTACGAAGGCAAACAGGCCACCATCAACAATATTGTTATAAATGGCAATACCAAAACGCACGAGCATGTTGTGCGTCGTGAGGTGCGTACTAAACCCGGCCAGCTTTTCAGCAAGCAAGAGCTTATACGTACTATTCGTGAGCTCTCGCAGTTAGGCCATTTTAACCCGGAAAATATACAGCCCGATGTGCAACCTAATCCCGAGGATGGCACCGTAGACTTGGTTTATAACCTAGAAGAAAAAGCCAATGACCAAATTGAGCTCTCAGGAGGATGGGGTGCCGGGATGTTTGTTGGATCGCTGGGACTAAAGTTCTCCAACTTCTCTGTGCGTAACATCTTTAACAAAGAAGCCTGGCGACCTTTGCCCACGGGCGACGGACAAACCTTATCATTAAGGGCGCAAACCAACGGTAAATTTTATCAATCGTATAGTTTTTCCTTTACGGAGCCTTGGCTCGGTGGCAAACGCCCCAACTCCTTAACTGTTTCGGCCTATCGATCCATACAGAGTGGGGTATCTGATAGTTACAGTAATAATTTTTATAGTGGCTATGGAGGATACGGCTATGGAGGCTATGGAGGTTACGGTGGTTATCAAAACATTCAATTCGATGAATCTCAGATAGATCAGCATATGAAAATATCCGGCTTATCAATAGGTTTTGGTAAGCGCTTGACCTGGCCCGATGACTGGTTTAGTATTTATGCCGAGATGAGTTATCAGCATTACGATTTAAAAGATTGGCGTTATTTTATTATGCAAAATGGTGTTTCGCAAAATCTTCATTTTAAATTAATGTTGTCGCGTAACTCCATTGATAACCCGCTATATACTCGTAGAGGCTCTAATTTTACCATTGGCGTGGAATTTACACCGCCTTATTCGGCATGGATAGATAAAGATTATAAAGGGCTCTACAACTATACCATTACCGGCGACGAAGAAACAAGCAAAAAAGCACAGGAGCAATTGTATGATTTAATTGAGTACCATAAATGGACTACACAAGGTTCAGTATTTACCCCACTGGATAAGGCAGAGAAATTGGTATTGATGGGTAAATTTGAAATGGGCTTTTTAGGTTATTACAACGAATATGTACGTTCGCCTTATGAAAAATTTATGTTGGGTGGCGATGGCATGTCTGGGTATAGCATGTACGGAAGCCAAACCGTGGGATTACGTGGATACGAAAACTCTTCCTTAACGCCGCGTAATCAATACGGAAGTTACGATGGTAACATGTATAACAAATTAACATTAGAGATGCGCTATCCATTAACCTTACAACCTTCGGCTCAGGTATATGCCTTGGCTTTTTTGGAGGCGGGTAATGCGTGGAGCGATTTTCAGGACTACAGTCCTTTTGATTTAAAACGTTCGGCAGGAGTTGGCGTCCGTATCTTCCTGCCAATTTTTGGATTAATGGGCATCGATTGGGGATACGGATTCGATAGTGATCTGACTAATCCAAACCAGGTAAGCGGAAGCCAGTTCCATTTTGTAATAGGTCAACAGTTTTAA
- a CDS encoding OmpH family outer membrane protein: MKKILFIAIIMTLGLSMQAQKYAFVDTEYILKNIPAFEAANEQLNQSSQKWQKEIEAVYAEVETLYQNYQTENVFLSNEMKVKKEEEIVAKEKAARQLQAKYFGAEGELSKKREALIKPIQDDVYNAIREMANDQSYAAIFDKAAGGVLLFSDPKYDISDDILEKLGYKK, translated from the coding sequence ATGAAGAAGATACTTTTTATTGCAATTATAATGACCTTGGGTCTGAGTATGCAGGCACAAAAATATGCTTTTGTTGATACCGAGTACATCTTAAAAAATATACCGGCGTTTGAAGCAGCCAACGAACAGTTAAACCAATCCTCGCAAAAATGGCAAAAAGAAATTGAAGCCGTTTACGCCGAAGTGGAGACCTTATACCAAAACTATCAAACGGAGAATGTATTTTTGTCGAACGAGATGAAAGTGAAAAAGGAAGAGGAAATAGTGGCCAAAGAAAAAGCGGCACGTCAGTTGCAAGCGAAGTATTTTGGAGCAGAAGGGGAGCTGAGTAAAAAGCGAGAGGCATTGATAAAGCCTATTCAGGACGATGTGTATAATGCCATACGCGAAATGGCCAACGACCAAAGCTATGCGGCTATTTTTGATAAAGCAGCTGGTGGCGTACTTTTATTTTCCGATCCTAAATACGATATTAGCGACGATATTTTAGAAAAACTTGGATACAAAAAATAG
- a CDS encoding OmpH family outer membrane protein, whose protein sequence is MRPTKLLFVGLALMASTWMSAQSNLKFGHVNTQAILAAMPELKTIDEQLQSEYETLEGQLTDMQEDLQGQQKEYLTKLQAGTMSAMEREGLETQLQEGQAKVQNFFDQSQQSLQQKEQTLKRPLFDKVSNAIKEVGAEKGFLYIFEEASGLTVYKSEKSVDVSDLVKAKLGIE, encoded by the coding sequence ATGAGACCTACAAAACTATTATTTGTTGGATTAGCGTTGATGGCCAGTACATGGATGTCGGCACAATCTAACCTTAAATTCGGACATGTAAATACGCAGGCTATATTAGCGGCCATGCCCGAGTTAAAAACTATTGACGAGCAATTGCAAAGCGAGTACGAAACGCTGGAGGGACAACTTACCGATATGCAGGAAGATTTGCAAGGACAGCAAAAGGAATACTTAACCAAGCTACAAGCCGGCACCATGAGTGCCATGGAAAGAGAAGGGTTAGAAACACAACTGCAAGAAGGACAAGCCAAAGTGCAAAACTTTTTCGACCAATCGCAACAGTCGCTGCAGCAAAAGGAACAAACACTAAAAAGACCATTGTTCGACAAGGTGAGTAATGCGATTAAGGAAGTAGGTGCCGAAAAAGGATTCTTGTATATATTTGAAGAAGCCAGCGGACTAACCGTTTACAAATCTGAAAAAAGTGTAGATGTATCGGACCTTGTAAAAGCAAAGCTTGGCATAGAATAA
- a CDS encoding OmpH family outer membrane protein, with the protein MKSIKLLFVVVAVVFSSSAFGQELKFGHVNIQKLVTELPDKVAADKKLQNEAQKLEQNLKVMNEELDAKYTDYMQKRDTLPELIRATKEKEIQEISERLKNFQMLAQQNLQQQEQQLLQPIIEKIQKAIDEVGAENGFIYIFDISSRVVIYHSEQSTDVEDLVKAKLAATAN; encoded by the coding sequence ATGAAATCGATAAAATTACTATTCGTTGTTGTAGCGGTTGTTTTTAGTTCAAGCGCTTTTGGCCAGGAGTTAAAGTTTGGCCATGTAAATATTCAAAAGTTGGTTACGGAACTACCGGATAAGGTGGCAGCCGATAAAAAACTGCAGAACGAAGCGCAAAAATTAGAGCAGAACCTGAAGGTGATGAATGAAGAGCTGGATGCCAAGTACACGGACTATATGCAAAAGCGCGATACCCTGCCTGAGTTGATTCGTGCAACCAAAGAAAAGGAAATTCAGGAAATTAGTGAGCGCTTGAAGAATTTTCAGATGCTGGCACAGCAAAACCTACAACAACAAGAACAACAATTGCTACAGCCCATTATCGAAAAAATACAAAAAGCGATTGATGAGGTAGGTGCAGAAAATGGTTTTATTTATATTTTCGACATCAGCTCCAGAGTTGTTATTTATCATTCGGAGCAAAGCACGGATGTGGAAGACCTGGTGAAGGCTAAGTTGGCCGCTACTGCTAATTAA
- the murI gene encoding glutamate racemase → MNSSKGPIAVFDSGYGGLTVLQQLTQQLPQYDFLYLGDNARTPYGTRSFEVVNKYTLEAVTKLFSMGVHLIILACNTASAKALRNIQQNHLPLIAPTRRVLGVIRPSAEVVGSYTKTNKIGVLGTLGTVQSLSYPLEIKKVAKHLQVFQEACPMWVPLVENGEAESPGSDFFIKKNIDALLSQDKAIDTIILGCTHYPLLLDKIKQYLPYECTILSQGEIVAKSLVNYLKRHPEMDAKCTKNGKVIFYTTENVNKFKQTAGFFLKQDIEVNYLEL, encoded by the coding sequence ATGAATTCGAGCAAAGGGCCAATAGCAGTTTTTGATTCGGGATATGGGGGATTAACCGTACTGCAACAGCTTACGCAGCAGTTACCCCAATACGACTTTTTATATCTTGGCGACAATGCCAGAACACCCTACGGCACACGCTCCTTTGAAGTGGTAAATAAATATACGCTCGAAGCAGTTACAAAACTCTTTTCGATGGGTGTGCACCTTATTATTTTGGCCTGCAACACCGCTTCGGCCAAGGCCCTGCGGAATATTCAACAAAACCACTTGCCATTAATAGCGCCCACCCGACGCGTATTGGGCGTAATACGGCCCAGTGCCGAAGTAGTGGGTTCATACACCAAAACCAATAAAATAGGTGTGCTCGGAACGCTGGGAACCGTGCAGTCGCTTTCCTATCCACTGGAGATAAAAAAAGTAGCCAAGCATTTACAAGTTTTTCAAGAAGCCTGTCCTATGTGGGTACCCTTGGTTGAGAACGGCGAAGCAGAATCGCCGGGATCTGATTTCTTTATTAAAAAAAATATCGATGCTCTTTTAAGCCAGGATAAAGCTATAGACACCATTATATTGGGCTGTACACATTATCCTTTGCTATTAGATAAAATAAAGCAATATCTTCCGTATGAGTGTACCATCCTATCGCAGGGCGAAATTGTTGCTAAAAGCCTGGTGAACTACTTAAAACGACATCCCGAAATGGATGCCAAATGCACCAAAAACGGTAAGGTAATATTTTATACCACCGAAAATGTGAATAAATTTAAGCAAACCGCAGGCTTCTTTCTGAAGCAAGATATAGAGGTGAATTACTTAGAGCTTTAA
- a CDS encoding Gfo/Idh/MocA family protein, with protein MNRLKIGVLSVSNHLLKRIVLPLKNTKYCKIYGIASRNPKKAEAFAQKFDIEKVYADYQELIEDPIIDFVYIPLPNHLHLEWVVKAAEAGKHILCEKPIALNAQEAMQCIEAAQKNKVQLMEAFMYKFHPLWIYAKEVITTNQIGRIMYIHTSFAYHNPAPDNIRNIKEFGGGALMDIGCYAISSSRFLLDAEPQRVMAIHQQHPEFKTDTLGSAIMDYDGRHASYTVSTLSQANQGVDIVGSSGRIRIPVPFNTYVDTPSEIIINTAQGERSVSFAVCDQYGLMFDAFSECLIKKMPLPIEPTDVLNNMKVIDAVFKSAQSQQWERL; from the coding sequence ATGAACAGATTAAAAATAGGGGTACTAAGTGTATCCAACCATCTTTTAAAAAGGATTGTTTTACCTTTAAAAAATACCAAATACTGCAAAATTTATGGAATTGCCTCGCGCAACCCCAAAAAAGCCGAAGCATTTGCACAGAAATTCGACATTGAAAAAGTGTATGCTGACTATCAAGAACTCATCGAGGATCCGATTATTGATTTTGTGTACATACCCTTACCCAACCACCTGCACCTGGAGTGGGTGGTAAAGGCTGCAGAGGCGGGTAAACACATTTTATGCGAAAAACCCATCGCATTAAATGCACAAGAGGCCATGCAATGCATAGAAGCGGCGCAAAAAAACAAGGTTCAATTGATGGAGGCATTTATGTATAAATTTCACCCCCTATGGATTTATGCCAAAGAGGTGATTACCACCAACCAAATTGGCCGCATAATGTACATTCATACCTCATTCGCCTACCACAACCCGGCACCCGATAATATTCGGAATATTAAAGAATTTGGTGGTGGCGCCCTTATGGACATTGGTTGTTACGCTATATCCTCTTCACGTTTTTTGTTGGATGCCGAACCCCAAAGAGTAATGGCCATCCATCAACAGCACCCCGAGTTTAAAACGGATACCTTAGGATCGGCCATAATGGATTACGATGGAAGACATGCCAGCTATACGGTATCTACCCTGAGCCAGGCCAACCAAGGTGTTGATATTGTAGGCAGTTCGGGTCGCATTAGGATACCTGTCCCCTTTAACACCTATGTAGATACCCCTTCTGAAATAATTATTAATACAGCCCAGGGCGAACGTAGCGTTAGCTTTGCGGTATGCGACCAATATGGTTTGATGTTCGATGCGTTTTCGGAATGTCTTATAAAAAAAATGCCCCTACCTATTGAACCAACGGATGTCCTTAACAACATGAAGGTAATAGATGCGGTGTTTAAATCGGCTCAATCGCAACAGTGGGAGCGCCTGTAA